A genomic segment from Papilio machaon chromosome 20, ilPapMach1.1, whole genome shotgun sequence encodes:
- the LOC106711547 gene encoding protein fem-1 homolog CG6966 isoform X1 produces MWDLMPVRCRWIETLRKCGKTLLRRQRRLLRRIKKVYLHSWQSASELNMLVGAKVGGATPLVIACRNGHYDVAEYLIERCKADIEQPGSVTFDGETIEGAPPLWCAAAAGHMPLVRLLVRAGANVNSTTRTHSTPLRAACFDGHYDIVKFLVENGADIEIANRHGHTCLMIACYKGHIRIAKYLLSLNADVNRKSVKGNTALHDCAESGSLHILKMLLGHGATMDVDSYGMTPLLAASVTGHTHIVEHLISAEQGLVSRQQRIDALELLGATYVDKKRDMVGALALWKRAMDDRFPADGSDPIPKPKDIPRIEAYDYAVEPSDAQQLEEILADPDAMRMQALVIRERILGPAHPDTSYYVRYRGAVYADAGRFARCRQLWHHALDMQRAVLPPLSPLTQSSLYSFAELFSYMLAERARPPLRGRIVPPVLFEDIEPVFKKTLSEIERGSALLQSRLSLDREQTLGTLQRVLVISLHLAALCARLLDHNDCSEQDRRNIEKAVYSLVKLDIKVRQGRSALHIACSAEGARSRGGSGAWLPAPGDAQPCCGALVALMLRLGAAPDARDADGNTPLHLACKLNPCPKGVVRALLAHGAHIDTVNYEGETPEEILKASQQSLSSIVNPLQYTSLKCLAARTVKNYRLPYRHVVPQCLHSTIITH; encoded by the exons ATGTGGGATTTGATGCCGGTCAGGTGTCGATGGATCGAAACATTGAGGAAGTGTGGAAAGACACTGCTGCGTCGTCAACGGAGGCTACTTAGGCGTATCAAAAAG GTTTACCTGCACAGTTGGCAATCAGCGAGCGAGCTAAATATGCTCGTTGGCGCCAAGGTTGGCGGCGCCACGCCTCTCGTCATCGCCTGCAGGAACGGACACTACGACGTCGCAGAGTACCTCATAGAGAGATGTAAAGCGGACATAGAGCAGCCCGGTTCAG tgACATTTGATGGCGAGACGATAGAGGGCGCGCCACCGCTGTGGTGTGCGGCAGCGGCCGGCCACATGCCGCTGGTGCGATTGCTGGTGCGCGCCGGGGCCAATGTCAATTCCACAACGCGCACACACAGCACGCCCCTACGAGCAGCATGTTTTGATGGTCATTATGACATCGTCAAGTTCCTAGTGGAGAATGGTGCTG ACATAGAAATAGCGAATCGCCACGGCCACACGTGTCTGATGATCGCCTGCTACAAGGGACACATCAGGATCGCCAAGTATTTACTCTCTCTGAACGCGGACGTGAACAGAAAGAGTGTGAAAGGAAATACTGCGCTGCACGACTGCGCGGAGAGCGGCTCGTTGCATATACTCAAGATGCTGCTGGGTCACGGCGCTACAATGGACGTTGATTCTTACG GTATGACACCCCTGCTTGCCGCGTCAGTGACAGGTCACACACATATAGTGGAGCACCTGATCAGCGCGGAGCAGGGTCTGGTCAGCCGGCAGCAGAGGATAGATGCCCTTGAGTTGCTCGGAGCTACCTATGTGGATAAGAAACGTGACATGGTCGGAGCACTGGCGTTGTGGAAACGAGCTATGGATGATAg aTTCCCAGCGGACGGTAGCGATCCGATACCAAAGCCGAAGGACATACCCCGCATAGAGGCGTACGACTACGCGGTGGAGCCCAGCGACGCTCAGCAGCTCGAGGAGATCCTCGCAGACCCCGACGCCATGAGGATGCAAGCTTTAGTCATTAGAGAACGAATATTAG GTCCGGCGCACCCCGACACATCGTACTACGTGCGGTACAGGGGCGCGGTGTACGCGGACGCGGGACGTTTCGCTCGCTGCCGTCAGCTGTGGCACCACGCGCTCGACATGCAGCGCGCAGTGCTGCCGCCGCTCTCACCTCTCACACAGTCCAGTCTCTACAGCTTCGCAGAGCTCTTCTCCTACATGCTCGCAGAGCGCGCGAGACCGCCGCTACGAG GTCGTATAGTACCGCCGGTGCTGTTCGAGGACATAGAGCCGGTGTTCAAGAAGACGTTGAGTGAGATCGAGCGCGGCAGTGCCCTGCTTCAGTCGCGGCTCAGCCTCGACCGCGAGCAGACGCTCGGCACGTTGCAGCGCGTCCTCGTCATCTCGCTGCATCTCGCCGCTCTCTGCGCGCGGCTGCTCGACCACAACGACTGCTCGGAGCAAGATAGGAGGAACATTGAAAAGGCTGTCTACTCACTTGTTAAGTTAGATATTAAG GTACGTCAAGGTCGTTCCGCGCTGCACATAGCGTGCTCGGCGGAGGGCGCCCGGTCACGTGGCGGCTCCGGCGCCTGGCTCCCGGCGCCCGGCGACGCCCAGCCCTGCTGCGGCGCCCTCGTCGCCCTCATGCTGCGACTGGGCGCCGCGCCGGACGCACGCGACGCTGACGGCAATACGCCCCTGCATTTAGCCTGCAAG CTCAACCCATGTCCAAAGGGCGTAGTTCGTGCACTCCTAGCGCACGGAGCGCACATTGACACAGTCAACTACGAAGGAGAGACGCCCGAAGAGATCCTCAAAGCGAGTCAACAAAGTCTCTCCTCTATAGTCAATCCCTTACAGTACACATCTCTGAAGTGTCTCGCTGCACGCACAGTCAAGAACTACAGGCTGCCCTACAGACATGTCGTCCCACAATGCCTTCACTCCACCATCATAACgcattga
- the LOC106711547 gene encoding protein fem-1 homolog CG6966 isoform X2 has translation MDFKTAVFNAARDGSLTRLRVYLHSWQSASELNMLVGAKVGGATPLVIACRNGHYDVAEYLIERCKADIEQPGSVTFDGETIEGAPPLWCAAAAGHMPLVRLLVRAGANVNSTTRTHSTPLRAACFDGHYDIVKFLVENGADIEIANRHGHTCLMIACYKGHIRIAKYLLSLNADVNRKSVKGNTALHDCAESGSLHILKMLLGHGATMDVDSYGMTPLLAASVTGHTHIVEHLISAEQGLVSRQQRIDALELLGATYVDKKRDMVGALALWKRAMDDRFPADGSDPIPKPKDIPRIEAYDYAVEPSDAQQLEEILADPDAMRMQALVIRERILGPAHPDTSYYVRYRGAVYADAGRFARCRQLWHHALDMQRAVLPPLSPLTQSSLYSFAELFSYMLAERARPPLRGRIVPPVLFEDIEPVFKKTLSEIERGSALLQSRLSLDREQTLGTLQRVLVISLHLAALCARLLDHNDCSEQDRRNIEKAVYSLVKLDIKVRQGRSALHIACSAEGARSRGGSGAWLPAPGDAQPCCGALVALMLRLGAAPDARDADGNTPLHLACKLNPCPKGVVRALLAHGAHIDTVNYEGETPEEILKASQQSLSSIVNPLQYTSLKCLAARTVKNYRLPYRHVVPQCLHSTIITH, from the exons GTTTACCTGCACAGTTGGCAATCAGCGAGCGAGCTAAATATGCTCGTTGGCGCCAAGGTTGGCGGCGCCACGCCTCTCGTCATCGCCTGCAGGAACGGACACTACGACGTCGCAGAGTACCTCATAGAGAGATGTAAAGCGGACATAGAGCAGCCCGGTTCAG tgACATTTGATGGCGAGACGATAGAGGGCGCGCCACCGCTGTGGTGTGCGGCAGCGGCCGGCCACATGCCGCTGGTGCGATTGCTGGTGCGCGCCGGGGCCAATGTCAATTCCACAACGCGCACACACAGCACGCCCCTACGAGCAGCATGTTTTGATGGTCATTATGACATCGTCAAGTTCCTAGTGGAGAATGGTGCTG ACATAGAAATAGCGAATCGCCACGGCCACACGTGTCTGATGATCGCCTGCTACAAGGGACACATCAGGATCGCCAAGTATTTACTCTCTCTGAACGCGGACGTGAACAGAAAGAGTGTGAAAGGAAATACTGCGCTGCACGACTGCGCGGAGAGCGGCTCGTTGCATATACTCAAGATGCTGCTGGGTCACGGCGCTACAATGGACGTTGATTCTTACG GTATGACACCCCTGCTTGCCGCGTCAGTGACAGGTCACACACATATAGTGGAGCACCTGATCAGCGCGGAGCAGGGTCTGGTCAGCCGGCAGCAGAGGATAGATGCCCTTGAGTTGCTCGGAGCTACCTATGTGGATAAGAAACGTGACATGGTCGGAGCACTGGCGTTGTGGAAACGAGCTATGGATGATAg aTTCCCAGCGGACGGTAGCGATCCGATACCAAAGCCGAAGGACATACCCCGCATAGAGGCGTACGACTACGCGGTGGAGCCCAGCGACGCTCAGCAGCTCGAGGAGATCCTCGCAGACCCCGACGCCATGAGGATGCAAGCTTTAGTCATTAGAGAACGAATATTAG GTCCGGCGCACCCCGACACATCGTACTACGTGCGGTACAGGGGCGCGGTGTACGCGGACGCGGGACGTTTCGCTCGCTGCCGTCAGCTGTGGCACCACGCGCTCGACATGCAGCGCGCAGTGCTGCCGCCGCTCTCACCTCTCACACAGTCCAGTCTCTACAGCTTCGCAGAGCTCTTCTCCTACATGCTCGCAGAGCGCGCGAGACCGCCGCTACGAG GTCGTATAGTACCGCCGGTGCTGTTCGAGGACATAGAGCCGGTGTTCAAGAAGACGTTGAGTGAGATCGAGCGCGGCAGTGCCCTGCTTCAGTCGCGGCTCAGCCTCGACCGCGAGCAGACGCTCGGCACGTTGCAGCGCGTCCTCGTCATCTCGCTGCATCTCGCCGCTCTCTGCGCGCGGCTGCTCGACCACAACGACTGCTCGGAGCAAGATAGGAGGAACATTGAAAAGGCTGTCTACTCACTTGTTAAGTTAGATATTAAG GTACGTCAAGGTCGTTCCGCGCTGCACATAGCGTGCTCGGCGGAGGGCGCCCGGTCACGTGGCGGCTCCGGCGCCTGGCTCCCGGCGCCCGGCGACGCCCAGCCCTGCTGCGGCGCCCTCGTCGCCCTCATGCTGCGACTGGGCGCCGCGCCGGACGCACGCGACGCTGACGGCAATACGCCCCTGCATTTAGCCTGCAAG CTCAACCCATGTCCAAAGGGCGTAGTTCGTGCACTCCTAGCGCACGGAGCGCACATTGACACAGTCAACTACGAAGGAGAGACGCCCGAAGAGATCCTCAAAGCGAGTCAACAAAGTCTCTCCTCTATAGTCAATCCCTTACAGTACACATCTCTGAAGTGTCTCGCTGCACGCACAGTCAAGAACTACAGGCTGCCCTACAGACATGTCGTCCCACAATGCCTTCACTCCACCATCATAACgcattga
- the LOC106711467 gene encoding uncharacterized protein LOC106711467, whose translation METFKFSSTSKPTQRDFDHFSGRIFYGVYKDAEFLRHSNNIETILSKGYELRHKLKTVAPGQVVMIDGVELEKNTPLLVKRTGDKVNIENYEFTINRLTGLVAAYTFDNRKRFPAVQSSEALALGLKWDNGNTKNCKLYLSAVSGTEHFYDQFEYWPLICALRKLQKKKITPELVIKIAKIKNNNNVTLGKDLMNNRATLFQLWMYFPDASLTELSELLKTVPGDLQKCFQL comes from the exons atggaaacttttaaattttcttcgaCAAGTAAACCAACTCAACGTGATTTTGATCATTTTTCTGGTCGCATCTTCTACGGCGTTTACAAGGATGCGGAATTTCTTCGCCATAGTAACAATATAGAAACGATTCTGTCGAAAGGCTATGAACTTCGACACAAGCTGAAGACTGTTGCTCCAGGCCAAGTTGTCATGATTGATGGAGTGGAGTTGGAGAAAAA TACACCATTACTAGTCAAAAGGACAGGAGATAAAGTGAATATTGAAAACTATGAATTTACTATAAACCGTCTAACTGGCTTGGTAGCAGCGTACACGTTCGATAACCGCAAAAGATTTCCCGCAGTGCAGTCTAGCGAAGCCCTCGCGTTAGGATTAAAATGGGATAATGGCAACACTAAAAATTGCAAACTCTATCTGTCAGCTGTCAGTGGAACAGAACATTTTTACGATCAATTCGAATACTGGCCGTTGATATGTGCATTAAGGAaattgcaaaagaaaaaaatcacccCAGAACTGGTTATAAAAATtgcaaagattaaaaataataataatgtaacattaGGAAAGGATTTAATGAACAATCGGGCGACGTTGTTCCAACTTTGGATGTATTTTCCAGACGCATCTTTGACTGAGTTGTCAGAATTACTAAAAACAGTTCCAGGTGacttacaaaaatgtttccaACTGTGA